The genomic segment GCCTGCATAGAGGGATGCTGGCTGGACGAGGACCTCAAACAGCCGTCAGAAGAGGCACCCTCTGAAGGACTGACCACGATGCCTGCAAGGGCAGAAAATAAAGGAGTTAAAGTAGAGCCAGAGCATCATGACAGGACATCGGAACAAAAGCACCCGCTCCTGTGAGGGAATACTCACAAGGTGGGCTGCATTGATGGAAGCCAGCGGACACCTCGGCCAGCGTGTGTCTCCGGGAGGCGGTGGTGGGGAGGCCCATGGGTCCGGGGGACCGGccagcctcctcctcgtcctccaggtCATGCGGCCTCACCTCCTCGCTGATGCTGGTCTCCAGCAGGCTGGTGGGGGAGATGGAGCGGTTCCACAGCAGCCGGTTCAGGCTGGCCTCCACTGGAAACACCACTCgctggagacaggggggagCGCTAACGGTTAGCCTCGGACAGACTGGAGACAGATGGGGGGAATGCTAATGGTTAGCCACAGGTGGACTGGAGACAGATGGGGGGAATGCTAACAGTTAGCCGCGGACGGACTGGGGTCAGATGGGGGGAATTCTAACGGTTTGCCGCAGATGGACTGGAGACAGATGGGGGAAATGCTAACGGTTAGCCGCAGACGGACTGGAGACGGGTGGGGGGTATGCTAACAGTTAGCCGCAGACGGACTGGAGACGGATGGGTGTGAATGCTGAGCGCTAGCTTTGTTTTCTAAGGAACGTGGATAGTGCTAGTTTAAAACTATAACATCGAAGGTTTTACCTGGAACAATCCCCCTTGGTCGCACTCCATTTCGGGGTAAACAGGATGGCCACACGCGGTGGTCGGAATGGAAAATGGTGTGTTTCTGAAGCCTTCACTGGGGTCCATAATCAGCTGAGGAAAGCGAAGGAACATAGAAGGTTGAGATATTGAATTTACAGGTCTTGAACTTGTGAAAGTCTGTGCTAAAGGTCAGGCATGGCCCCCACCTCTGGGGCGCTTGTATCGGAGGTGCTCCTGGGTCTCTGGGTCCAGGTCTGGCGGCTGAGCTGCTGGGCCCGGTGCTCCCGGACCCGCTCCAGCAGCAGGTAGTAGATGGCGGAGAAGTGATTGTAGCTGCTGCTCTGTAGGGACTGAAGGAGCACACAGGTGCTTGTTAGTGGCTGTTGGTTTGCTTTCCGCTCTATCCTATCCTATACCCACAGCATGAGGCCCTCAAAAACGACATTGCTAGAAGGGCTACTTTAGGGCACTGATTGTATAATGACAAAGATGATGCTATTCCTACCATCAGAGTTAGCTGTAAGCCAGCCCTATGTGGGGTTCAGCCTGGCGTCAGGAAGCTCACACACCGTTCAGTTTAATCCTCACACTCCCACCCTCTGCACCCTGACTCATGCCCCGCCACCCTCCTGACAATGTTGAGCACCGTTTCAGGTCCCAGATCCAGGGGTCGGGTTTACCTCGATGGTCCTCTGGCGGTCGATGCCCAGGCCGTTCATGATGCCCAGCACCGGCTCGCTGTAGTCCCCCAGGTTGGAGCTGTACTCCGTCAAGGAATGGCCCAGGGTCTGCAGGGGGGCGGCCGGGTCCGCCATCATCCAGCGGTGCTGCTTGATCTGGGCCACGCTGATTCTCCTGGCCGGGTCCACCACCAGCATCTTACGGATGAGGCTCTCGCAGTCTGGAGGGAGAAGGGACGAGATGAGATCCTCTGTTTATGTTCAGCTCAACACAGGGAAGCCTGGCATTCTAATACCCCTCATTTCTAACTGCAGCAATAGCTGGGTAGTCCTTTCCCCCTGCGCCTGTGTGGGGACTTCCTACCTTCCGACATGAAGAAAGGGATCCTGAAGCGTCCCTCTGTGACCCTCTGCCGGAGCACAGGGAGGCTGTGGCCGTCGAAGGGAAGGGAGCCGCACACCAGGACGTAGAGGACCACCCCGAGGCTCTGCAGGACAAGGGAGAGGAGCAGCGGGGTCAGAGTGGGGATAGAGTCCCGGGGACTGTGCTGGTCGCTCTGTGGTGGGGAGCTACTCTGTGAGTTCTGGAGGCTCACCCAGATGTCCAGCTGAGGGCCTTCATACTCCTTTCCCTCGAACACCTCAGGCGCGGCGTAGGGCGGACTGCCGCACCACGTGGCCAGCGGCTCGCCCGCGTTGTAGAAGTTCCCGAATCCAAAGTCTAcccagagggagaaggagggctaATTAGCAACCACTTAGAGCTCAGGGTGTTTCCATCTTATTCTGCGATTCCCGTCGGCTTATGGCAGAAAAGTGGTTTGTAAGATAAGTTTAGGTTCCACTGGGCCAAAGGACTGGAATGGAACAGATATAATCAAGCTAATAATACTGTCACTTAGTGCACAAAGGGCTCGTTGTCTGGCTGAATTCACGCCATCACATTTCCTGTGTTTATGTATGGATGTCTGTGAATTTTTTTGCGTTTCTTCTATATGTTTGTATTAGATGTTGAACACATAACAAAGGTTGCTGTTTGACGTCTAATTCAGTCATGAGAATATTAGCCTCACACAAAGTGAATCATTATGGCACTCGCTTAGCTAAAGAACTAAAGTCGTCTATTGGCAGTGATCCATGAAGGAGCCTGACCAGGTCACATCCGTAGGGAGGGTGCCGTCCCCCTCCGGTCTGTGGGCCGACTCACCAGCTAGCTTGATGTTCATGTTGGCGTCCAGCAGCAGGTTCTCCGTCTTGAGGTCGCGGTGGACGATGTGGCGCCGGTGGCAATAGTCCACCGCCGTCAGGATCTGCCAGAACTTCCTGCGTGCCTCGTCTTCACTCATGCGGCCGCTGGAGGTCAGATGGTCTGCAAGGGAACATGGGAGCTTAACAACCAGTCCCAACCAGTACACCCATCTGACAGAACCAGTGTACGGGATGATGCAGCAATGTACTCTGTACTCACCGAACATCTCTCCGTTTTTGGCATATTCTGTTACGATGTACAACATGTCTTTGGTCTCCATGacctgagagaaagagagagacagacagtttAGCTACGGCCTTTGGTTGGTGGCAATGTTCCACATTGAAGTACTTGAGCAGCTGCAGCTCTGGTTGTTGTGGACGTCTTctgacctctcctcctctttcctgaGTCTATCTCTTCCTCTGCTAGTTCCGCAGGATGCACGCACATGAACgtccacacataaacacacacacacactatgacctCCTCTGAGTTGGCAACAGACCGTGTCATGTGTCAGCCATCCAGTGTCctagccccctccctccctttctcttggCCAGAACAACACTCCCAAGACTCCTCCTGACTTGCGCATTGGAGGGGGACGAATTCAACGGAAAAGACGCGATTCCCATTTCCTTGAAATCAGAGacaccctcctcttctccagaAAACCCCTCCGGGTGGAGAACTCAGTAGAAGACAACAAGCCGAAGCCCCACGTGAGTCACGCTGGTCTCCTTCAAACAGCCTCCCAGCGGATGAACCCCGGAGGTCAGGGAACCACAGGGACGCTTACCCCAGAGCGGGAGGCACGGAGCGACACCCTGGAGGggagtgacccctgaccccccctcagggcaaggagaggtggaggtcaccAGAAGGACCTGCTCTCGGAGGGAGAGCAGCACCCTgcgttgtgtgcgtgtctgctgCCCCATGCCTCAGTTACCCCCCCATGCCTCATTACCCCCCCATGCCTCAGTTACCCCCCATGCCTCAGTTACCTCCCATGCCTCATTACCCCCACATGCCTCAGTTACCTCCCATGCCTCATTACCCCCACATGCCTCAGTTACCCCCCATGCCTCATTACCCCCCATGCCTCATTACCCCCCATGCCTCATTACCCCCCATGCCTCAGTTACCCCCCATGCCTCAGTTACCCCCCCCATGCCTCAGTTACCCCCCCCATGCCTCAGTTACCCCCCATGCCTTAGTTACCCCCCCATGCCTCAGTTACCCCCCATGCCTCAGTTACCCCCCATGCCTCAGTTATTCAGGGGAGTGAGGTGCGCTCTAATAAGCAGATCCTTTGTGTGCTGCAGACTAGCAGGCTTCACCGCTAAAGCCCCCGGTGCTGGTGGCATCACGTGACCCCGGCAACCCGGCGGCCGGTACCCCTGCAGTGAGGCTGATTGGGCTCGACACGGAGACCTGTGGACACACATGCATCCCTGGGAACCGCTCACATGCTCACAGGACATCCATGAAGCTCCGCTGGGCAACAGACACCAGCCAGCCGACACTAGGCTATGAACCCACTACACACatcccagccccccctcagGACGCCCCTCAAGCCTCTCCCCAGAACACTTGACTAGCTGGCTAGCTTCAGCAGCAGGTCTTCTAGTGTTTACAGCAGGTCTGCTAGTGTTAGCAGCAGGTCTGCTAGTGTTAGCAGCAGGTCTGCTAGCTTCAGCAGCAGGTCTGCTAGTGTTAGCAGCAGGTCTGCTAGTGTTAGCAGCAGGTCTGCTAGCTTCAGCAGCAGGTCTGCTAGTGTTAGCAGCAGGTCTGCTAGTGTTAGCAAAAGGTCTGCTAGCTTCAGCAGCAGGTCTGCTAGTGTTAGCAGCAGGTCTGCTAGTGTTAGCAAAAGGTCTGCTAGCTTCAGCAGCAGGTCTGGTAGTGTTAGCAGCAGGTCTGCTAGCGTTAGCAGCAGGTCTGCTAGCTTCAGCAGCAGGTCTGCTAGCCTTAACAACCGGGATACCGCATGTTTTAGCAATCAAATGAATTTGATGCTGTCGGGATGTGAAGAGAATTCAACTAATATGAAAAGAATGCTTTTAAAATAATTACCTGACCCCGCCTGTAATGTTCCCCAGAGACATAGCGTGATGCCCTCAGAGCTTCACCTGTTGTCTATGTGTGGCTATGACTAATGTTGAACTCATTATATTTCTCTCTCACGCCCAGACATTCTTTATTCGTATTCATGCTCACAGCAATGACCTTTGTTCACACACCACAATCGAGacatgaatatgtgtgtgtgtgtgtgtgtgtgtgtgtgtgtatgctttttTTCAATGTATGCTTAGAATTCACTGCATCTTTGCAAAACGCAACTAGTCACCAACATTCCCAACAAAACACGACGTcgcatcacgacaaaaactgcTCTGCACCATTCTGATGCTGAAGATTTCTCCCCTGTGCAACCCTACAATCAGCCCCTTGACCAACAGGTCGAGGTTAGATCTCGGTTCTGACTGAGTACTGTCACTCTATGGTGCCACTTagtatattacacacacacacgcacgcacacacacacacacacacacacacacacacacacacacacacacacacacacacacacacacacacacacacacacacacacacacacacacacacacacacacacacacacacacacacacacacacacacacacacacacacacacacacacacacacacacacacacacacacacctcctcacctgGTAGAGTTTGATGATGTGCGGGTGGTGCAGCAGCTTCATGATCTGCACCTCCCTGT from the Gadus macrocephalus chromosome 20, ASM3116895v1 genome contains:
- the sik1 gene encoding serine/threonine-protein kinase SIK1 gives rise to the protein MVVQTENSPAAPPGAAHGRPLQVGFYEILRTLGKGNFAVVKLARHKVTKTQVAIKIIDKTRLDPQNLEKIYREVQIMKLLHHPHIIKLYQVMETKDMLYIVTEYAKNGEMFDHLTSSGRMSEDEARRKFWQILTAVDYCHRRHIVHRDLKTENLLLDANMNIKLADFGFGNFYNAGEPLATWCGSPPYAAPEVFEGKEYEGPQLDIWSLGVVLYVLVCGSLPFDGHSLPVLRQRVTEGRFRIPFFMSEDCESLIRKMLVVDPARRISVAQIKQHRWMMADPAAPLQTLGHSLTEYSSNLGDYSEPVLGIMNGLGIDRQRTIESLQSSSYNHFSAIYYLLLERVREHRAQQLSRQTWTQRPRSTSDTSAPELIMDPSEGFRNTPFSIPTTACGHPVYPEMECDQGGLFQRVVFPVEASLNRLLWNRSISPTSLLETSISEEVRPHDLEDEEEAGRSPGPMGLPTTASRRHTLAEVSAGFHQCSPPCIVVSPSEGASSDGCLRSSSSQHPSMQAFSGTERGGLLPPGSSLALSAHLLPQTQGCLPAASFQEGRRASDTSLPQGLKAFRQQLRKNTRTKALLGLNKIKGLTRQAAPPPSCNRGSRGSLGPTLSEHRSMLEEVLHQQRMLQIQHQPKTQALQGPSSQNPRLFLTQQTSPSPPPATLFASSASSHLQSDPQYALPPCSLPPCSLPQCSLPQCSLAQCSLVQCSLAQCSLAQCSLAQCSLPQCSLPQCAMPQGSQPPQTAPVVPVCSPWQQPLNPPSQSSSCSSSCPCYPSSVSPVASAADLLEAHLHISQPPHISHPSSHPSSLQLQHLPQDLGIGGPLVLPSGPTAWDLGCLSGDNEDVQEPGLVGQPQLSSCVMVK